One genomic window of Garra rufa chromosome 2, GarRuf1.0, whole genome shotgun sequence includes the following:
- the alms1 gene encoding uncharacterized protein alms1 isoform X4, which yields MHDSEASRPYTDPDNDGRAICNTQDSSVQPLIDKTETLPLDFQDSQLSPALTLLPCLEKSHLLSDSTLFQHTDAEFVPLRGFPDFSVMSERCPRTSNIAASDDSHLQNTIHDQTALSQHPLDVPTTLSEREKSCCSLSQHSLSPGDPSKGLEDQESVSYGAEEKINRHMEGEERTTAQQLSEGMSPRLLLEFREEDVTVAVNDSSDISSASKHEPQNTNKTLSDTSMNLQKGREQPQGGSLSLSSSFQKAVDVSNITFRDSRVHSQQTTDHLHDQLLSAGQRGSISAPASRHHSGNKSSHSGLCVTPAGEGVMHVPDLQRVLWSSGHLTATNGSFLSSQPVSQSTPALPLIRPPPALTKLSLIHSKQEAVDSMATLSQSSHSKTGLIPSLDLSDHHSSPILSQTTTTVPSGPSETAQTVSHTHSISNEQVPPPVLNPSGSDKPHSNTGAEMKDQVPHLALGRVHSLPSLSYLQKVDAWKANQSSSRSFYDNLSLQGFDGVSPKKKTQDVVSDTLNHMLSRDTRLTFGANPSSQMTHAISSSQSGSGSPRRVDVVGTGACRGQASESPVNRSQSHSSLSSVVTSIHRDIGTHNQQVKVTQSDDIIPATRSLDYQSSLVSGVRGEGRNSLAPHMDKSSVKMSPLFSLGRFSDVSSSLNMSSTLSSSQGSYRGEQSMRASVGAASSVVSLEVDNYAPYWTSRPASPPHTREFNIEDRIPVYLLNLGIDQSPSTILNPFTRRGPIREPEFSPTDLCTIKGSIGTPTKSTQPSEVDSLQKETFSSSSQLSADSSASVTHRLSVHEQGQTASDRTATLHPSSNLQHSDAPQSEGSFGPLSQLSSESAPPSGPREVVKEDDDSFVGSGTLHEIRRLLGRAESLVSGRSSLTSSPGSHRLSESDTSLVSQGRNIQGYYNDTSLSAGGNSLLLTRSSSDSALKGSLSSSQGPQQIDRTTVEPTALSLSREESLKSRDLCETPRRAEPEGCNAADPDKAKPPTSTSSMQMNVPSIAGNPPQDQAEGAAIGSSENSSHVSAEVESMSDSSSESSLAARVAKLLQSESPVSMVTSRPSTSDPEDSRAREWILMKVSGRRCESLELNAEDRERIEDIKRELLLNTKYTKWSSDSEGSAQSSVGSEPQLTKGFVGLGKMENHNLDQRQKVDPKPSNTVPFYTPIQQDLEAKVQQIALREGLSSQPFTSITIATTRRTPSPQSPSHYPITEEMDNISSVHETSESTGQMRLIPNVSGREKETAREGRHREEKDRDEMTDDNKENIVSNDPQSVQRIPHMDYTVTDSNQIFSSAASGLTLDKTSHLSHVHLTLSPKPKHQSNPNYLSRLSSQNLCKDVPTQTPMLSNRTDEHLHSIRRISTSNYSRSYEYREPVQGQNAHIQARYPQTFAPSQRLAGTSRSLSVQAAVPALLPYKPHGSSELFYIPQADSELSPGRSDTTVESSHPGSDDAVPPHFNIDILGSRELEDNVITPKHKEGIYSKRASMKRVSTVSGNGLPESVATFADQNDNTAYEVYVSEKNTDTVGIDEEYKDEEENFVPLHMEADYSTDDVLLHSSIMQEPKFPLEPHHLPSQPIRKSYRGNKKKHDRTPHDVSMEISSSLDQLWRRFSEKWSMEETQPTNDGETSLLDRLERLSRLIHNTTPTDQNIQSQSRKEQYYRGSDRDREDGATERKEQRESVQLEVAPRHAWPEHEESQKRVRRYPAERDESASVETSSSVSTIDTERLLRAFGPQRVTSKGLKSSDSLLRLHNTINTQKTGRRKASTKHAAVSVATDDVSTDDSTVSADSLSSSSTFSHHSQRGVSQNLISKRTKVKLVNKGVQAGDLEIVINGTRRHTRDVGTIFPSPGAFKNVRSSNTFARGIQSAFPIPTASTSKPTQSLTALKKDPSNKIIRTRYPNGVSWFVSADELKCDGRKENQPQTESAPFPSQAWFESYTKTRPWREITREPLRERQNQQEQERPTESITATETDMSDKPSALVRLSLQEALELHRPEFVSRSRERMKRLGFLVEERRLQAVFNREREELFNCPAPSRPYRPAPVPRKRVVPKKEMVQRSKQKYAQLPEVQKRREEERRQAEYRSYRLNAQLFNKKVTNHVLGKRAPWQ from the exons ATGCATGATTCAGAGGCTAGCAGACCGTACACAGATCCTGACAATGATGGAAGAGCAATTTGTAACACTCAGGATTCAAGCGTGCAGCCGCTCATAGACAAAACTGAGACTTTACCACTGG ATTTTCAGGATAGCCAGTTGTCACCTGCACTTACCCTGCTTCCCTGCTTAGAAAAATCTCACCTTCTTTCCGACTCCACACTTTTCCAGCATACAGATGCAGAATTTGTCCCTCTTCG GGGATTTCCTGACTTCTCAGTTATGTCTGAGAGATGCCCCAGGACttcaaatatagctgcaagtGATGATTCCCACCTCCAAAATACTATTCATGACCAGACTGCGCTTTCCCAGCACCCGTTAGATGTACCAACAACCCTGTCAGAACGTGAAAAAAGCTGCTGTTCACTGTCCCAGCACAGCCTGTCACCTGGAGACCCTTCAAAAGGGCTTGAGGATCAAGAGAGTGTTTCATATGGTGCtgaggagaaaatcaacagacaTATGGAAGGAGAGGAGCGGACCACTGCTCAGCAGCTTAGTGAGGGAATGTCTCCTCGGCTCTTATTAGAGTTCAGGGAAGAGGATGTTACTGTGGCTGTTAATGACAGCAGTGATATTTCCTCTGCATCTAAACATGAGccccaaaacacaaacaaaacccTTTCAGATACTTCCATGAATCTTCAAAAAGGCAGAGAGCAGCCCCAAGGTGGCTCATTGTCATTATCATCTTCATTTCAGAAGGCTGTAGATGTTTCAAATATAACCTTTCGTGATTCACGAGTGCATTCACAGCAAACAACTGACCATCTTCATGATCAGCTTCTGTCTGCAGGACAAAGAGGCTCCATCTCGGCACCAGCAAGTAGGCACCATAGTGGGAACAAAAGCTCTCATAGTGGACTATGTGTCACACCAGCTGGTGAAGGTGTGATGCATGTACCAGATCTGCAAAGAGTGCTCTGGAGCTCTGGCCATCTAACAGCAACCAATGGTTCATTCTTGAGCTCTCAGCCTGTGTCTCAGTCCACACCAGCGCTACCTCTCATAAGACCCCCACCTGCTTTGACCAAACTTTCACTCATACACTCCAAACAAGAGGCTGTTGATTCTATGGCTACATTGTCGCAAAGTAGTCACTCCAAAACTGGCTTAATTCCATCGTTGGACCTAAGCGATCATCATTCCTCTCCCATCCTCTCTCAAACAACAACTACAGTCCCTAGTGGACCTTCAGAGACTGCGCAAACAGTGTCTCACACCCATTCCATTTCAAATGAACAAGTTCCTCCTCCTGTTTTAAATCCATCTGGCTCTGATAAACCTCACTCCAACACTGGTGCAGAGATGAAAGATCAGGTTCCTCATTTGGCCCTTGGGCGAGTTCATTCTCTTCCTAGTTTGAGCTACTTACAAAAAGTAGATGCCTGGAAAGCTAATCAAAGTTCTAGCAGGTCATTTTATGATAATTTATCACTACAGGGATTTGATGGGGTGTCACCTAAGAAAAAAACACAGGATGTGGTGTCTGACACACTTAATCACATGCTTTCTCGAGATACGCGTCTGACATTTGGTGCTAATCCCAGCTCACAAATGACTCATGCAATTTCCTCTTCTCAGTCTGGAAGTGGCTCACCACGTCGGGTGGATGTAGTTGGGACGGGTGCGTGTAGAGGACAAGCATCTGAGTCACCTGTCAATCGTTCACAATCTCACTCCTCCCTGAGCTCTGTGGTAACCTCTATTCATAGAGACATTGGTACACACAATCAGCAAGTTAAAGTGACACAATCTGATGACATTATTCCAGCTACCAGATCATTGGACTATCAGTCATCGTTAGTTTCAGGTGTAAGGGGTGAAGGAAGGAATAGCTTAGCTCCTCACATGGATAAAAGCTCAGTCAAGATGTCTCCTCTCTTTAGTCTGGGTCGCTTCAGTGATGTGTCATCAAGCCTCAATATGAGCAGCACGCTCTCCAGTTCTCAAGGCAGTTACCGTGGTGAACAGAGTATGCGGGCGTCAGTGGGAGCTGCCTCTTCTGTAGTGAGTCTTGAGGTTGATAATTATGCACCCTACTGGACTTCCAGACCTGCGTCTCCTCCTCACACTAGGGAATTCAACATTGAAGACAGGATCCCT GTGTACCTCTTAAATTTGGGTATCGACCAATCACCTTCAACAATCTTAAATCCATTTACTCGTCGAGGACCAATCAGAGAGCCTGAATTCTCTCCTACTGACTTATGTACCATCAAAGGCTCCATAGGAACACCAACCAAAAGCACACAGCCATCTGAAG TTGACAGTCTTCAGAAGGAGACATTTTCCAGTTCTAGTCAGCTCTCAGCTGACTCCAGTGCATCTGTCACACACCGATTGTCAGTGCATGAGCAAGGCCAAACAGCCAGTGACAGAACTGCAACTTTACATCCTTCGTCAAACCTGCAGCACTCCGATGCTCCACAAAGTGAAGGAAGCTTTGGCCCTCTAAGTCAACTCAGTTCAGAATCTGCACCTCCTTCAGGTCCCAGAGAAGTGGTAAAGGAGGATGATGACTCGTTCGTAGGCTCTGGCACACTACATGAAATCAGACGTCTGCTGGGCCGAGCAGAAAGCCTTGTTTCTGGTCGATCCTCTCTAACTTCCTCTCCCGGCTCACACCGCCTCTCAGAGAGTGACACATCCCTTGTTTCACAAGGACGAAACATTCAAGGTTATTACAATGACACATCACTATCAGCTGGTGGGAACTCCTTACTGCTGACTCGCTCTTCATCAGATTCGGCATTGAAAGGAAGCTTGTCGTCCTCCCAAGGACCACAGCAGATTGACCGCACAACTGTAGAGCCTACCGCTCTCTCTTTGAGCAGAGAGGAAAGTTTGAAGTCACGTGACCTCTGTGAGACTCCACGACGGGCTGAACCTGAGGGCTGCAATGCAGCAGACCCAGATAAGGCAAAGCCACCTACATCCACATCTTCCATGCAGATGAATGTTCCTTCGATAGCAGGGAACCCTCCACAGGACCAGGCTGAGGGGGCTGCGATCGGCTCTTCTGAGAATTCGTCTCATGTCTCAGCTGAGGTTGAAAGCATGAGTGACAGTAGCAGCGAGAGTTCATTGGCTGCCAGAGTTGCCAAGCTCCTGCAGAGTGAGTCACCTGTTTCTATGGTTACAAGCCGACCTAGCACCAGTGATCCAGAAGATAGCCGTGCCCGAG AATGGATCCTGATGAAGGTTTCTGGCCGTCGATGTGAAAGTTTAGAACTAAATGCAGAGGACAGAGAGAGAATTGAAGACATCAAAAGAGAGCTTCTACTGAACACCAAATACACCAAG TGGAGCTCAGATTCTGAAGGCAGTGCTCAATCAAGTGTTGGTTCTGAACCTCAGCTGACGAAAGGCTTTGTTGGACTGGGTAAAATGGAGAATCATAACCTAGATCAGCGACAGAAAGTCGATCCAAAACCTTCAAACACAGTTCCATTTTACACTCCTATACAACAGGATCTAGAGGCCAAAGTTCAGCAGATCGCCCTTAGAGAGGGGCTCAGCTCCCAGCCTTTTACTTCTATTACTATAGCAACCACTCGCCGCACTCCATCTCCACAGTCACCGTCACATTATCCTATCACTGAGGAAATGGACAATATTAGCTCTGTCCATGAGACTTCAGAGAGCACAGGCCAAATGAGACTTATACCTAATGTATCTGGCAGAGAAAAAGAGACTGCGAGAGAGGGACGACATAGAGAAGAAAAGGACAGAGATGAAATGACAGATGACAACAAAGAGAACATTGTGTCGAATGATCCCCAGAGTGTCCAAAGAATACCTCACATGGACTATACTGTCACAGACAGTAACCAGATATTTTCCAGTGCTGCGTCGGGCTTAACCTTGGACAAGACATCCCACCTCTCTCATGTGCACCTCACCTTATCACCCAAACCCAAACATCAGTCCAATCCAAACTACTTAAGCAGACTATCCAGTCAAAACCTCTGTAAAGATGTCCCAACTCAAACACCTATGTTGTCAAACAGGACTGATGAACATCTACATTCCATACGCCGAATTTCAACATCAAACTATAGTAGATCATATGAATACAGAGAGCCAGTTCAAGGCCAGAATGCACACATACAGGCCAGATACCCACAAACCTTTGCTCCCTCTCAGAGGCTGGCTGGGACATCGAGATCTCTCTCTGTTCAAGCAG CTGTTCCTGCCCTGTTGCCATATAAACCTCATGGAAGCTCCGAGCTGTTCTACATCCCACAAGCTGATTCAGAGCTTTCTCCTGGTCGCTCTGACACAACTGTAGAAAGCTCTCATCCTG GTTCTGATGATGCTGTCCCTCCACACTTCAATATAGACATTTTAGGCTCTAGAGAGCTAGAAGACAACGTAATAACACCAAAACACAAAGAAGGCATCTACAGTAAGAGGGCCAGTATGAAGAGAG TTTCCACTGTGTCTGGAAATGGTCTTCCAGAATCAGTAGCCACTTTTGCTGACCAAAATGACAATACTGCTTATGAAGTTTATGTTTCTGAGAAGAACACAGACACTGTTGGCATAGATGAGGAGTATAAAGATGAGGAAGAAAATTTTGTTCCCTTACACATGGAGGCAGACTACAGCACAGATGATGTGCTTCTTCACAGCAGCATCATGCAGGAGCCTAAATTTCCTCTAGAACCACACCATTTACCTTCTCAGCCAATCAGAAAGTCCTACAGGGGGAACAAGAAAAAGCATGACAGAACACCTCATGATGTTAGCATGGAGATTAGCAGTTCTCTGGACCAGCTGTGGCGGCGCTTCAGTGAAAAATGGAGCATGGAGGAGACACAACCGACTAACGATGGAGAGACATCTCTGCTTGATAGACTAGAGCGTCTATCTCGCCTCATTCACAATACCACTCCAACAGACCAAAATATACAGTCACAGAGCAGGAAAGAACAGTATTACAGGGGGAGTGATCGAGATCGAGAGGATGGGGCCACAGAGAGAAAAGAGCAAAGAGAAAGTGTCCAGTTAGAAGTGGCTCCACGACATGCTTGGCCTGAGCATGAAGAGAGTCAGAAGAGAGTGCGTCGCTATCCTGCTGAAAGAGATGAGTCTGCGAGTGTGGAGACAAGCAGTAGTGTGTCCACCATTGACACAGAGCGGCTGCTGCGTGCTTTTGGACCTCAACGGGTCACCAGTAAGGGACTGAAAAGTAGTGACAGCTTGCTCAGACTTCACAACACCATCAATACGCAGAAAACTGGCCGAAGGAAAGCCAGTACTAAACATGCTGCTGTCTCTGTTGCTACCGATGACGTGAGCACGGATGACTCCACA GTCTCTGCTGATTCTTTATCATCTTCAAGCACTTTTTCCCATCATTCCCAAAGAGGTGTCTCGCAAAACCTCATTTCCAAAAGGACAAAGGTCAAACTGGTCAACAAAGGTGTGCAGGCAG GTGATTTGGAAATAGTTATAAATGGAACCCGCAGACACACTCGGGACGTAGGCACCATCTTTCCCTCACCAGGTGCTTTCAAAAATGTCCGTTCATCAAACACGTTTGCCAGAGGCATTCAGAGTGCCTTTCCCATCCCCACTGCCTCCACATCTAAACCCACCCAATCCCTGACTGCTTTGAAGAAGGACCCTAGCAACAAGATCATCCGGACCCGTTATCCAAATG GTGTG